In Lysinibacillus sp. 2017, the DNA window GGTTAATCATTATTTTTGTGATGGCACTTGTTATTGGGGCGGAGTTGATAAACAGTGCGATAGAACGTGTTGTAGACTTAGCTTCGCCAGAAATCCACCCACTTGCAAAAGAGGCAAAGGACATCGCAGCAGGTGCTGTACTTGTATTTGCAATGGCAAGTGTTATAATCGGTCTACTCATATTTTTACCAAAATGGTTTTA includes these proteins:
- a CDS encoding diacylglycerol kinase family protein, translating into MNARKFFRSFDYALQGIVTATKEQNLRFHILSAIIVIIAGAVTRLSITEWLIIIFVMALVIGAELINSAIERVVDLASPEIHPLAKEAKDIAAGAVLVFAMASVIIGLLIFLPKWF